A genomic window from Pirellulales bacterium includes:
- a CDS encoding sigma 54-interacting transcriptional regulator yields the protein MTVGKRAGDSFLLDPARENPIGRGTECTVVLSDPLCSRIHAVLVHANGTWHVRDAESRNGTFVNGQKIDEAALVPGHHVRVGSTEFAFQQSAQPPTSTGDTDPGVTQTLVKDSIVGPSNTANLAIGAIQDLEQAHDLLLLYQLSIKLLGCASPDEVVRISLDLLRDRTSASLAAFLWVSDDGRLTPKMFLPEQPLRDLPLSESLTHLVLAEGHAIWIASQRGGGTTDETLRHYADALCVPLLNGTKVVGAIHAYLEHGRFRQSQFDFAISLANISAVALVRARHDVSVQTDLQRLKEKSAGFGELIGESPPMLELKSKIGRLGRATGCVLVRGESGAGKELVARALHRASTRADRPMLSVNCAAIPADLMESQLFGHKAGSFTGADRDHVGYFQQADLGTLFLDEVGEMTLQGQAKLLRILEGHPFLPVGGNEEIRVDVRIIAATNQDLQAYVRERKFREDLYYRLSVFELFVPPLRERGSDVSRLIDFFLEHFRQQHGRPRLELAEEAKRRLLGYNWPGNVRQLRNVIDSAVVLAAGDRIEADDLGLRDPHGGGGFDTLRIDDWERRLIREALDRSDGNVPEAAKLLGIGRATLYRKIEEYGIDRK from the coding sequence ATGACCGTCGGCAAGCGTGCCGGCGACAGTTTCCTGCTCGACCCTGCGCGCGAGAACCCGATCGGCCGCGGCACGGAATGCACGGTCGTGCTGAGCGATCCCCTCTGCTCGCGCATTCATGCCGTGCTTGTCCATGCGAACGGCACCTGGCACGTGCGCGACGCCGAGAGTCGCAACGGAACGTTCGTCAACGGTCAGAAGATCGACGAGGCGGCCCTCGTGCCCGGGCATCACGTGCGCGTGGGCTCGACCGAGTTCGCCTTTCAACAAAGTGCCCAGCCGCCGACTTCGACGGGCGATACCGACCCCGGCGTCACGCAGACGCTGGTCAAAGACTCGATCGTCGGGCCGAGCAACACGGCCAACCTGGCGATCGGCGCCATTCAAGATCTCGAACAGGCCCACGACCTGCTGCTGCTCTACCAGCTCAGCATCAAGCTGCTCGGTTGCGCCTCGCCGGACGAGGTGGTGCGCATTTCACTCGATCTGCTGCGCGACCGCACGAGCGCGTCGCTGGCGGCCTTTCTCTGGGTCAGCGACGACGGACGTCTCACGCCGAAGATGTTCCTGCCCGAGCAACCCTTGCGCGATTTGCCCTTGAGCGAATCGTTGACGCACCTGGTGCTGGCCGAAGGGCACGCCATCTGGATCGCCAGCCAGCGCGGCGGGGGCACGACCGACGAAACCCTGCGTCACTATGCCGACGCACTGTGCGTGCCTCTGCTCAACGGCACGAAAGTCGTTGGTGCGATTCACGCCTACCTCGAACATGGACGTTTCCGGCAGTCGCAGTTCGACTTCGCCATCTCGCTCGCCAACATCTCGGCGGTGGCCCTGGTGCGGGCGCGCCACGATGTCAGCGTGCAGACCGATTTGCAGCGGTTGAAGGAGAAATCGGCCGGCTTCGGCGAGCTGATCGGCGAAAGTCCGCCCATGCTCGAGCTCAAGTCGAAGATCGGCCGCTTGGGGCGCGCCACGGGTTGCGTGCTGGTGCGCGGCGAGAGTGGCGCCGGCAAAGAGCTTGTCGCCCGCGCGCTGCATCGCGCCAGCACGCGCGCCGATCGGCCGATGCTGTCGGTCAACTGCGCCGCGATTCCGGCCGACCTGATGGAGAGCCAACTCTTCGGCCACAAGGCAGGCTCCTTCACCGGGGCCGATCGCGATCACGTGGGCTATTTTCAGCAGGCCGACCTGGGCACGCTCTTTCTCGACGAAGTCGGCGAGATGACGTTGCAGGGGCAGGCCAAGCTGCTGCGCATCCTCGAAGGCCATCCCTTCCTGCCCGTGGGGGGCAACGAGGAAATCCGCGTCGACGTACGGATCATCGCCGCCACGAATCAGGACTTGCAGGCCTACGTGCGCGAGCGGAAGTTCCGCGAGGACCTTTATTATCGGTTGAGCGTGTTCGAGCTGTTCGTTCCCCCCTTGCGCGAGCGGGGCAGTGATGTTTCGCGGTTGATTGATTTCTTCCTCGAGCACTTCCGCCAGCAACACGGTCGCCCGCGGCTGGAACTCGCGGAAGAGGCAAAGCGCCGCCTGCTGGGATACAACTGGCCCGGCAACGTGCGTCAATTGCGCAACGTGATCGATAGTGCCGTCGTATTGGCGGCAGGCGATCGCATCGAGGCTGATGACCTGGGCCTGCGCGATCCACATGGCGGAGGGGGCTTCGATACGTTGCGCATCGATGACTGGGAACGCCGCCTGATTCGCGAAGCGCTCGATCGCAGCGACGGCAACGTGCCCGAGGCGGCCAAGCTATTGGGCATCGGCCGCGCCACGCTCTATCGTAAGATCGAGGAGTACGGCATCGATCGCAAGTAA
- a CDS encoding PQQ-binding-like beta-propeller repeat protein, with amino-acid sequence MRLSFVSDASVCALALCAILTASPLSSHAVEAQEWTRFRGPNGTGVVESAGIPVTWTADDYNWVAKLPGLGHSCPVLWGDRIFLTSASEDGTTRTAICLDTTGKILWTKEYDGSPHTKHERNSFATPTPAVDADHVYVAWSSPEEYAFIALDHEGNEVWRRNLGLFKSQHSCGTSPVVFEDLIILGNDQDGESFLLAVDRMTGKTVWQTPRKTNVVAYSTPCLYHPPSGPPELIFNSGAHGITSVEPWTGKVNWEISVFDKRSVSSPYVAAGLIFGSCGSGGGGNYVVAVKPGTADGKVQPAEAYRIDKSAPYVPTGLVHGDRVFLWADNGVVTCINAADGEVVWRKRVGGNFSGSPICVNDRLYCVSDDGEVMVLRAGEEFEELGKIPLGEECRSTPAVADGRLYIRTVSQLFSIGGKK; translated from the coding sequence ATGCGTTTGTCTTTCGTCTCCGATGCCAGCGTGTGTGCGTTGGCGTTGTGTGCTATTTTGACGGCGAGCCCCCTCTCCTCGCACGCGGTCGAAGCGCAGGAGTGGACCCGCTTCCGCGGTCCGAATGGGACGGGCGTCGTCGAGTCGGCCGGAATCCCGGTCACCTGGACGGCCGACGATTACAACTGGGTGGCGAAGCTGCCGGGACTGGGCCACTCGTGCCCCGTGCTGTGGGGGGACCGCATCTTTCTCACGTCGGCTTCCGAAGACGGCACGACGCGCACCGCGATCTGTTTGGATACCACGGGCAAGATCCTGTGGACGAAGGAATACGACGGCTCGCCCCATACGAAGCACGAGCGGAACAGCTTCGCCACGCCCACGCCGGCCGTCGATGCCGACCATGTGTACGTCGCCTGGTCGTCGCCCGAGGAGTATGCCTTTATTGCGCTGGATCACGAAGGGAACGAAGTCTGGCGACGCAATCTGGGCTTGTTCAAGAGCCAGCATAGCTGCGGCACGTCCCCTGTCGTGTTCGAAGATCTGATCATCCTGGGCAACGATCAGGATGGCGAGAGTTTTCTGCTCGCTGTCGATCGGATGACGGGCAAGACCGTGTGGCAGACCCCTCGCAAGACTAATGTGGTGGCCTACTCCACGCCGTGCCTCTATCACCCCCCCAGCGGTCCGCCGGAATTGATCTTCAACAGCGGCGCGCACGGCATCACCAGCGTCGAGCCGTGGACCGGCAAGGTGAATTGGGAGATTTCCGTCTTCGACAAACGCTCGGTCAGCTCTCCCTACGTCGCCGCGGGATTGATCTTCGGCAGTTGCGGCTCGGGGGGCGGCGGCAACTATGTCGTGGCGGTGAAACCCGGCACGGCCGATGGCAAGGTCCAACCGGCCGAGGCCTATCGCATCGACAAATCGGCCCCCTATGTACCGACCGGCTTGGTACACGGTGATCGCGTCTTTCTCTGGGCCGACAATGGCGTGGTCACCTGCATCAACGCGGCCGACGGCGAAGTCGTGTGGCGCAAACGCGTCGGCGGAAATTTCTCGGGCTCGCCCATCTGCGTGAACGATCGACTCTACTGCGTCTCTGACGATGGTGAAGTCATGGTGCTCCGCGCCGGCGAGGAGTTCGAAGAACTGGGCAAGATCCCACTCGGCGAAGAATGCCGCAGCACGCCCGCCGTCGCGGACGGGCGGCTGTATATCCGCACGGTCTCGCAACTCTTCTCGATCGGCGGCAAGAAGTAG
- a CDS encoding methyltransferase domain-containing protein has product MEETLFEAVRQEYRQLAPSYDQRWRSYLARTAEETLAHLDPLPQARVLDVGCGTGYVLAKLAEREPTIRAVGIDPSAEMLHLARQRDLPQASFLEGVAENIPLADASVDTVLSTSAFHFWYDPNRGLQEIRRVLRPGGQLVLTDWCDDFLTCRLGTWWLRIIGRPQNAVLGSRACAALVRQAGFVDVAIRTFRAGWWWGMMAACGRKPADGSPTTAERLY; this is encoded by the coding sequence ATGGAAGAGACGCTGTTCGAGGCCGTTCGCCAAGAATATCGCCAGCTTGCTCCCTCGTACGACCAGCGGTGGCGGAGCTACCTGGCACGGACCGCCGAAGAAACGCTGGCGCATCTAGATCCACTACCACAAGCTCGGGTACTCGACGTTGGTTGCGGCACGGGCTATGTGCTGGCGAAGCTTGCGGAGCGCGAGCCGACCATCCGTGCCGTGGGAATCGATCCCAGCGCCGAGATGTTGCACCTCGCGCGACAACGGGATCTCCCCCAAGCTTCGTTTCTGGAAGGGGTGGCCGAGAACATCCCTCTCGCCGACGCGTCGGTCGATACGGTCCTGTCGACGAGCGCGTTTCACTTCTGGTACGACCCCAACCGGGGACTGCAGGAGATCCGGCGTGTCTTGCGACCGGGGGGACAACTCGTGCTGACCGACTGGTGCGACGATTTTCTCACCTGCCGGCTAGGCACGTGGTGGCTGCGGATCATCGGACGGCCACAGAATGCCGTTCTCGGCAGCAGGGCCTGTGCCGCACTGGTGCGTCAGGCAGGGTTCGTCGACGTTGCGATTCGCACCTTTCGCGCCGGATGGTGGTGGGGCATGATGGCCGCCTGCGGCCGTAAACCCGCGGATGGCTCACCCACAACGGCAGAGCGGCTATACTAG
- a CDS encoding FAD-dependent monooxygenase codes for MSEMMDVLVVGAGPVGLMTAAELHRHGVRCRLIERLLEPSPHCKALGITPRTLEVWDDLAIVHQALTAGMGLRGLVNIANGTDMEISSAALPEGAYGFLTLAQYDAEQILAEHLGTLAGGAERGVELVSLAQTEDLVTVGLKHLDGSVETVQAKYVVGCDGGRSAVRHALDLHFEGEHYAQVFMLADIDIDWTLERGYGYKLARIEKGEFRGAGACIPVPGDSRRYRFSTVAPEEMLPQDLTTSGQAHWASDEGPPLEAIQEMLDYLYPAGAKASNLRWSSFYRISHRLVPRYSLGRVFLAGDAAHLHPPLGGQGMNAGLQDAYNLAWKLALAVRGRAADKLLDSYHAERHEIGRQIVERTTARMNRVMEGDVDEQEPLREDSQLWLHYRDSPWVANEPADAAERWAGPLAGDRAPDVTGLRRPYVRHDERLFDLLRGPRHTLLLYSSESSPVEDGERFLALATELRARYGSLVQVLAIVHADSDVLALEGLPMLSDGRNEFAHVYVPQSGSGFLVRPDGYVGYRAEAIDHERLFRYLAGVLRAS; via the coding sequence ATGAGTGAAATGATGGACGTACTCGTGGTGGGGGCTGGGCCCGTGGGCTTGATGACGGCGGCCGAGCTGCACCGGCATGGCGTTCGCTGCCGTCTCATTGAGCGGCTCTTAGAGCCATCGCCCCACTGCAAGGCGCTGGGGATCACGCCACGCACGCTCGAGGTGTGGGACGACCTGGCCATCGTCCACCAGGCCCTGACGGCGGGCATGGGACTGCGCGGGCTCGTGAACATCGCCAATGGCACCGACATGGAGATCTCCAGCGCCGCGCTCCCCGAGGGGGCATACGGCTTTCTCACCCTCGCCCAGTACGACGCCGAACAGATTCTGGCCGAACATCTCGGTACGCTCGCTGGAGGCGCCGAGCGTGGTGTCGAGTTGGTCTCGCTCGCCCAGACAGAAGACCTGGTCACCGTCGGCTTGAAGCACCTCGACGGATCGGTAGAGACCGTACAGGCAAAATATGTCGTCGGCTGCGACGGCGGACGGAGTGCCGTGCGGCACGCACTCGACCTCCACTTCGAGGGGGAGCATTACGCGCAGGTCTTCATGCTGGCCGATATCGACATCGATTGGACGCTCGAGCGCGGGTATGGGTACAAGCTGGCCCGTATCGAAAAAGGGGAGTTTCGCGGCGCGGGCGCGTGCATACCCGTGCCCGGCGATTCGCGGCGTTATCGCTTCAGCACGGTCGCTCCCGAGGAAATGCTACCCCAGGATCTCACGACCAGCGGCCAGGCTCACTGGGCGAGCGACGAGGGCCCACCACTCGAGGCGATTCAGGAGATGCTCGACTATCTGTACCCGGCGGGAGCCAAGGCGAGCAACCTGCGGTGGTCGTCGTTCTATCGCATCAGCCATCGCCTGGTGCCGCGTTACAGCTTGGGGCGAGTGTTTCTCGCGGGAGACGCGGCCCACTTGCACCCACCGCTCGGCGGACAAGGCATGAACGCTGGTTTACAGGACGCCTACAACCTGGCGTGGAAGCTGGCGCTGGCCGTGCGGGGCCGCGCGGCCGACAAACTGCTCGACAGTTATCACGCGGAGCGGCACGAGATCGGCCGGCAGATCGTCGAACGCACGACCGCGCGGATGAATCGCGTGATGGAAGGAGACGTCGACGAACAGGAGCCACTGCGCGAAGATTCGCAACTGTGGCTCCATTACCGCGATAGCCCTTGGGTGGCCAACGAACCGGCCGATGCCGCTGAGCGCTGGGCAGGACCGCTGGCCGGAGATCGCGCGCCCGACGTGACCGGTCTGCGGCGTCCTTATGTGCGTCACGACGAGCGGCTGTTCGACCTGCTGCGCGGGCCACGGCACACGCTGTTGCTCTATTCCAGCGAATCGTCACCGGTTGAAGATGGCGAACGCTTCCTCGCGCTGGCCACAGAACTGCGGGCCCGGTATGGAAGCCTGGTCCAGGTTCTCGCAATCGTGCATGCGGATAGCGATGTGCTCGCACTCGAAGGGTTGCCGATGTTGAGCGACGGCCGCAACGAATTCGCACACGTCTATGTTCCGCAAAGCGGATCGGGCTTTCTCGTGCGGCCGGATGGCTATGTGGGCTATCGCGCGGAAGCAATCGACCATGAGCGACTGTTCCGATATCTAGCCGGCGTGCTTCGCGCATCATAG
- a CDS encoding redoxin domain-containing protein: MKTMHGLAFLALFVATPAWGAKPETVPPAAGKADLRFYKPLDLAGKTVSLVENERRAGTAFVFISSECPIARQYIPELNRIAASAAAEKVHLIGVLSDRSVSRAAAKAFADEFKIGFQVVFDASGELAEMLRPTHVPQAFVMNPKGEIVYRGRIDDLYAAVGKRRPAPTTHNLLDAMTALAEGQTIAVASTETIGCPFEKRATLPADGAVTYNRDIAPILFAQCAECHRPGEVAPFPLLTYDDAAKRADFLAEITSAGTMPPWQAELGHGAFLDERRLTEREIELLRTWASSGTPRGDEADLPPQPEFASGWRLGTPDVVLEAPTTVTVPADGGDLFHHWVLPIEIPEDKTLVGIEFRPGNPAVVHHAIIGLDTTGGSRRRDEETPEPGYRSSGSIEGSMSAFLGVWTPGMTPRFYPEDVGYRIPQKSDVLLQLHLHPSGKEEVDQSRVGLYFADKPKEKMKTQSMFVTGSLVVAIPPGESRHKIETSFKLPTDLTLNSVFPHLHLIGKEVKVTATYPSGETESLIWIKDWKFYWQDVYVYKEAKVLPKGTEVQIEAWYDNSADNPHNPSTPPKEVLFGNDSDDEMCFILFQTVSEDDNIMQKLAPAMMMSFMKQWRNADLTEEQRAHIADEAVKLFGGGGETGPGQGRRGGEMFRRLLMQDSGKKDTQEKSEKQQDEAQSEPRAEASGG, translated from the coding sequence ATGAAGACGATGCACGGATTGGCGTTCCTCGCGTTGTTCGTTGCGACTCCGGCCTGGGGCGCCAAGCCCGAGACTGTACCGCCTGCGGCTGGCAAGGCCGATCTGCGGTTTTATAAGCCGCTCGATCTGGCGGGCAAGACGGTCTCGCTGGTCGAGAATGAGCGCCGCGCCGGCACCGCGTTTGTCTTCATCTCGTCCGAGTGCCCCATCGCCCGGCAGTACATTCCCGAGCTGAATCGCATCGCGGCCTCAGCCGCTGCCGAAAAGGTACACCTGATCGGCGTTCTCTCCGATCGCTCGGTGAGCCGTGCTGCTGCCAAGGCGTTTGCCGACGAGTTCAAGATCGGCTTTCAGGTAGTCTTCGACGCGTCGGGCGAGCTGGCCGAAATGCTACGGCCGACGCACGTGCCGCAGGCCTTCGTGATGAACCCGAAGGGTGAGATCGTCTATCGCGGCCGCATCGACGATCTTTATGCCGCCGTCGGCAAGCGACGTCCCGCCCCCACCACGCATAACCTGCTCGATGCGATGACGGCGCTGGCTGAAGGCCAGACGATCGCGGTCGCCTCGACCGAGACGATTGGCTGCCCCTTCGAGAAGCGAGCCACACTGCCCGCCGACGGCGCCGTGACGTACAACCGCGACATCGCGCCGATCCTGTTCGCGCAGTGTGCCGAGTGTCACCGACCAGGCGAAGTCGCTCCCTTTCCGCTGCTGACCTATGACGACGCCGCCAAGCGGGCCGACTTTCTGGCCGAGATCACCAGCGCCGGCACCATGCCTCCCTGGCAGGCCGAACTGGGACATGGTGCCTTCCTCGACGAGCGCCGGCTGACGGAACGCGAGATCGAGCTGCTCAGGACCTGGGCCTCCTCGGGCACTCCGCGCGGCGACGAGGCCGACCTGCCTCCCCAGCCCGAGTTCGCCAGCGGCTGGCGGCTGGGCACGCCCGACGTGGTGCTCGAAGCGCCCACCACGGTGACCGTGCCGGCCGACGGGGGCGATCTCTTCCATCACTGGGTGCTGCCGATCGAGATCCCCGAGGACAAGACGCTCGTGGGCATCGAGTTCCGCCCGGGCAATCCCGCGGTTGTGCATCACGCGATCATCGGGCTCGACACGACGGGGGGCTCGCGGCGCCGCGACGAGGAGACGCCCGAGCCGGGCTATCGTTCGTCGGGCTCGATCGAAGGTTCGATGTCGGCCTTTCTGGGCGTGTGGACGCCGGGGATGACCCCCCGTTTTTATCCCGAGGACGTCGGCTATCGCATTCCCCAAAAGTCCGACGTGCTCTTGCAGCTCCACCTGCATCCCAGCGGCAAGGAAGAGGTCGACCAGTCGCGCGTCGGCCTGTACTTTGCCGACAAGCCCAAGGAAAAGATGAAGACGCAGTCGATGTTCGTCACGGGCTCGCTGGTCGTGGCGATTCCACCGGGCGAATCGCGGCACAAGATCGAGACCTCGTTCAAGCTGCCGACCGACCTGACGTTGAACTCGGTCTTCCCCCACCTGCATCTGATCGGCAAAGAGGTAAAGGTGACCGCCACGTATCCTTCGGGCGAAACGGAATCGCTGATCTGGATCAAGGACTGGAAGTTCTATTGGCAGGACGTCTACGTCTACAAGGAAGCCAAGGTGCTGCCCAAGGGGACCGAGGTGCAGATCGAGGCCTGGTACGACAACTCGGCCGATAATCCTCACAATCCGAGCACGCCGCCGAAGGAAGTCCTCTTCGGCAACGACAGCGACGACGAGATGTGCTTCATCCTCTTCCAGACGGTGAGCGAGGATGACAACATCATGCAGAAGCTCGCGCCGGCGATGATGATGAGCTTCATGAAGCAGTGGCGCAACGCTGACCTGACGGAAGAGCAGCGTGCGCACATCGCGGACGAAGCGGTGAAGCTCTTCGGCGGCGGGGGCGAAACGGGCCCAGGGCAAGGCCGCCGCGGCGGCGAAATGTTCCGCCGCCTGCTGATGCAAGACAGCGGCAAGAAGGACACGCAAGAGAAGTCGGAAAAGCAGCAGGATGAGGCCCAGTCAGAGCCAAGGGCGGAAGCCAGCGGGGGCTGA
- a CDS encoding alkaline phosphatase D family protein, translated as MDRRSFLLATGSLSAAALWSSRATGVTRRFPKLADHPFQLGVASGDPSSTGVVLWTRLAPKPLEGGGMPDEAVEVSWQVADDEQMTKIVQEGKTPAVPDWGHSVHVEVDGLQPDRWYWYQFKVGNDTSPKGRTRTAPAVGTTPERLRFAFASCQHFESGLYTAYEHMVREPLDLVIHLGDYIYEGPGRDGGVRKHVGPKLDSLSDYRNRHAQYKTDPHLQAMHAAAPWLVTWDDHEVENNYADGISEKGTTVENFLAQRARAYKAYYEHMPLRKSSLPEGPMMSLYRQVAFGDLANFWILDTRQYRSDQPCGDGGKDQCPEALDPSRTMLGAAQRQWLFEGLTSSPTNWNILAQQVMMARADRRPGEERIFAMDQWPGYEGDRRRVLKHFYDSKVKNPVVLTGDIHSSWANELIADFDDLDSAVVGTEFVGTSISSSGNGDPTPKYLPALYAENPFVKYHNQQRGYVSCQVTPQQWRTDYQGVDYTNKPGAPLVTRASFVVESGSPVLHTA; from the coding sequence ATGGATCGTCGTTCGTTTCTGCTCGCCACCGGTTCACTTTCTGCCGCCGCACTCTGGTCGTCGCGCGCGACGGGCGTCACGCGACGCTTTCCGAAGCTGGCCGATCATCCCTTCCAGTTGGGCGTCGCCTCGGGTGATCCCTCGTCGACCGGTGTGGTCCTCTGGACGCGGCTGGCGCCGAAACCGCTCGAAGGGGGCGGCATGCCGGACGAGGCGGTCGAAGTCTCGTGGCAGGTGGCGGACGACGAGCAGATGACGAAGATCGTCCAAGAAGGCAAGACCCCGGCCGTGCCCGACTGGGGGCACTCGGTCCACGTCGAGGTCGACGGCCTCCAGCCCGATCGCTGGTACTGGTACCAGTTCAAGGTGGGGAACGACACCAGCCCGAAGGGGCGCACGCGCACCGCCCCCGCCGTCGGCACGACGCCGGAACGACTGCGTTTCGCCTTCGCGTCGTGCCAGCACTTCGAGTCGGGCCTGTACACCGCCTACGAGCACATGGTCCGCGAGCCCCTCGACCTGGTGATTCACCTGGGGGACTACATCTACGAAGGGCCCGGCCGCGACGGCGGTGTTCGCAAGCACGTGGGACCCAAGCTCGATTCGCTCAGCGACTATCGCAACCGCCACGCTCAGTACAAGACCGATCCCCACCTGCAGGCCATGCATGCCGCCGCGCCGTGGCTGGTGACCTGGGACGACCACGAGGTCGAGAATAACTACGCCGACGGGATCTCGGAGAAGGGGACCACGGTCGAGAACTTCCTCGCGCAGCGGGCACGTGCCTACAAGGCCTACTACGAGCACATGCCCTTGCGCAAGTCGTCGTTGCCCGAGGGGCCCATGATGTCCCTTTACCGGCAGGTGGCCTTCGGCGACCTGGCCAATTTCTGGATCCTCGACACGCGGCAGTATCGCAGCGACCAACCGTGCGGCGACGGCGGCAAAGATCAATGCCCCGAGGCCCTCGATCCCAGCCGCACCATGCTGGGCGCAGCGCAGCGCCAGTGGCTCTTCGAGGGGCTGACCTCTTCGCCGACGAATTGGAACATCCTGGCGCAGCAGGTGATGATGGCCCGCGCCGACCGCCGGCCCGGCGAAGAACGCATCTTTGCCATGGATCAGTGGCCCGGCTACGAAGGGGATCGCCGCCGCGTGCTGAAGCACTTCTACGACAGCAAGGTCAAGAACCCGGTCGTGCTGACGGGCGACATTCACAGCAGTTGGGCGAACGAGCTGATCGCCGACTTCGACGATCTCGATTCGGCCGTCGTCGGCACGGAGTTCGTCGGCACGTCGATCTCGTCGAGCGGCAACGGCGATCCCACGCCCAAGTACCTGCCGGCGCTTTACGCCGAGAATCCCTTCGTCAAGTACCACAATCAGCAGCGCGGCTACGTCAGTTGCCAGGTCACGCCGCAGCAATGGCGCACCGACTACCAGGGAGTGGACTACACGAACAAACCAGGCGCCCCGCTGGTAACCCGCGCCTCGTTCGTCGTCGAATCGGGCAGCCCGGTGTTGCACACGGCCTAA
- a CDS encoding WD40 repeat domain-containing protein, which translates to MNEAPAAPAENATPAPASAVDPTKTRAAREFEYTSPFLACRFDPTGTYVFASAQDNTIQRFHLESGERVALVGHESWPRGLAFSPAGDMLFSGGNEGRLIAWPAGAAPIEPARVGEAHQGWIRAVAVSPGGSLVATAGNDRLVRLWNATDGTLVRELAGHESHVYNLAFHPSGVHLVSGDLKGVIRQWDVASGAEVRTLDASRLWKYDAGFAADIGGVRAIAFNHDGTLLACGGITDVSNAFAGVGNPAVVLFDWESGSPKLVQLSKENLQGVVWGLTFHPDDFLVGATGGGGGGSLLFWRPDAEREFHRLALAATSCDLALHPDGRRLAVAHYDKKLRLYDMTAA; encoded by the coding sequence ATGAACGAAGCTCCCGCCGCCCCGGCCGAGAATGCTACGCCCGCACCTGCTAGTGCCGTCGATCCGACAAAGACGCGCGCGGCGCGCGAGTTCGAGTACACCAGTCCCTTTCTGGCCTGCCGCTTCGATCCGACGGGCACTTACGTTTTCGCCTCGGCGCAAGACAACACCATTCAGCGTTTCCATCTCGAATCGGGAGAGCGCGTGGCGTTGGTCGGGCACGAGAGTTGGCCGCGTGGCCTGGCCTTCTCGCCCGCGGGAGACATGCTCTTCAGCGGAGGCAACGAAGGGCGCTTGATCGCCTGGCCCGCCGGCGCCGCCCCGATCGAGCCCGCTCGCGTCGGCGAAGCCCATCAAGGTTGGATTCGCGCCGTGGCCGTCAGTCCCGGTGGTTCGCTCGTGGCCACGGCGGGCAACGATCGCCTGGTGCGGCTTTGGAACGCGACGGACGGCACGCTCGTGCGCGAGCTGGCGGGGCACGAGAGCCACGTCTACAACCTGGCCTTCCATCCGAGCGGGGTTCACCTGGTCTCGGGCGATCTCAAAGGCGTGATCCGCCAGTGGGACGTGGCCAGCGGCGCCGAAGTGCGCACGCTCGATGCCAGTCGGCTTTGGAAATACGATGCCGGCTTTGCTGCCGATATCGGCGGCGTGCGTGCCATCGCGTTCAATCACGATGGCACCCTGCTGGCGTGTGGCGGCATCACCGATGTCTCGAACGCCTTTGCCGGCGTCGGCAATCCGGCGGTCGTGCTCTTCGACTGGGAGAGTGGATCGCCGAAGCTGGTACAACTCTCGAAAGAGAATCTACAGGGGGTGGTGTGGGGCCTCACCTTCCATCCCGACGATTTCCTCGTCGGCGCGACCGGAGGAGGCGGTGGGGGCTCGCTGTTGTTTTGGCGTCCCGATGCCGAACGCGAGTTTCACCGCCTGGCCTTGGCGGCCACGTCTTGCGATCTGGCGCTTCATCCCGACGGGCGACGACTGGCGGTGGCCCATTACGATAAGAAGCTACGGCTGTACGACATGACGGCGGCCTGA